Proteins encoded within one genomic window of Oncorhynchus tshawytscha isolate Ot180627B linkage group LG02, Otsh_v2.0, whole genome shotgun sequence:
- the gpr37l1a gene encoding G-protein coupled receptor 37-like 1 has protein sequence MTPLFALFVLFLRAAEPRHVGSGYTALRSQDRDGSARVLTTGNGESDTGVNLNQIGGGHIESLLQEPDANPKRIPRGAKDGSSRNRDQQSPHSYRHPRPYDPDGYFTTPKNAHLANSTADRDSKGSVLLHNPLYPVTDSSYRAYAVMLLALILFAMGIVGNLALMCIVWHNYYLKSAWNCILASLAFWDFLVLFFCMPVVVFNELTKRRLLGDLSCRIVPYMEVTSLGVATFSLCALTIDRFHAATSPQPQAPRVEPCQSILAKLSVVWIGSMVLAAPELLLWQLTQEVSVQPGGFVVDLCIRRPSLSLPESVYSLVLTYHEARMWWCFGCYFCLPLLFTLACQLVTRHVVAEEARRKQGTTTVVGGKRVRPSSSSTSSSSSSSSAPKKKQQLKRERRLSSTVVALAVVYAACNLPENVCNIALAYIANPVSTTTEALLALIGQFLLFVRCSVTPVLFLCLCRSLGQAFMDCCCCCCEECLPDGASSSLSSSTTATVASTSLSSPSSLSPSSTKEEKLTIVSGTTPAIFYDKAKDSSSLMVIGTPC, from the exons ATGACTCCGCTTTTTGCTTTGTTCGTACTTTTCCTGAGGGCTGCGGAGCCCCGACATGTCGGCTCTGGTTACACCGCGCTGAGGAGCCAGGACAGGGACGGGTCAGCACGTGTATTAACCACGGGGAACGGAGAGTCAGACACTGGGGTGAATCTGAATCAGATTGGAGGAGGACATATCGAATCTCTGTTGCAGGAACCAGACGCAAACCCAAAGAGAATCCCCCGGGGCGCCAAGGATGGGAGCTCGAGAAACCGGGACCAGCAGTCTCCCCACAGCTACCGACACCCCAGACCGTATGACCCGGACGGCTACTTTACCACGCCCAAGAATGCACACCTGGCCAATAGCACCGCAGACAGAGATTCCAAGGGTTCGGTGCTGCTACACAACCCACTCTACCCGGTAACTGACAGCTCCTACCGGGCTTACGCAGTGATGCTGCTGGCGCTCATCCTATTCGCTATGGGCATCGTCGGTAACCTCGCGCTCATGTGTATCGTTTGGCACAACTATTACCTGAAGAGCGCGTGGAACTGCATCCTGGCCAGCCTTGCGTTCTGGGACTTCCTCGTGCTCTTTTTCTGCATGCCGGTGGTCGTCTTCAACGAGCTCACCAAGAGACGGTTGCTAGGCGACCTGTCATGTCGGATTGTGCCTTACATGGAG GTGACCTCCCTGGGAGTAGCCACATTCAGCCTGTGTGCATTGACCATCGACCGGTTCCACGCAGCGACCAGCCCCCAGCCCCAGGCCCCGCGGGTGGAGCCCTGCCAGTCCATCCTGGCCAAGCTGTCTGTGGTCTGGATCGGCTCCATGGTCCTGGCTGCTCCGGAGCTGCTGCTGTGGCAGCTCACCCAGGAGGTCTCCGTCCAGCCAGGGGGCTTCGTGGTGGACCTGTGTATCCGGAGGCCCTCCCTCAGCCTGCCCGAGTCGGTCTACTCGCTGGTGCTGACCTACCACGAGGCCCGCATGTGGTGGTGCTTCGGCTGCTACTTCTGCCTGCCGCTCCTCTTCACCCTCGCCTGTCAGCTGGTGACGAGACACGTTGTCGCTGAAGAGGCACGGAGGAAACAGGGGACAACCACAGTAGTAGGAGGAAAAAGAGTAcgcccttcctcctcctccacctcttcttcaTCGTCATCCTCCTCCGCTCCTAAGAAGAAGCAGCAGCTGAAGAGAGAGCGTAGGTTGAGTTCTACGGTCGTGGCTTTGGCCGTCGTTTACGCCGCGTGTAACCTCCCCGAGAATGTCTGTAACATCGCCCTGGCCTACATCGCCAACCCCGTCTCCACGACAACTGAGGCCCTGCTGGCTCTGATTGGCCAGTTCCTGTTGTTTGTCCGTTGCTCGGTGACACCGGTGttgttcctgtgtctgtgtcGTTCACTGGGCCAGGCCTTCATggactgttgttgttgctgctgtgaGGAGTGTCTACCAGACGGAGCCTCTTCATCATTGTCTTCCTCGACTACCGCCACAGTggcctccacctccctctcctctccgtcaTCACTCTCTCCGTCGTCCACCAAGGAGGAGAAGCTGACGATTGTGTCTGGGACCACACCAGCCATCTTCTATGACAAGGCCAAAGACAGCTCCTCTCTCATGGTCATCGGAACACCCTGCTGA